The following proteins come from a genomic window of Oncorhynchus masou masou isolate Uvic2021 chromosome 25, UVic_Omas_1.1, whole genome shotgun sequence:
- the LOC135514354 gene encoding acetyl-CoA carboxylase-like isoform X2 — protein MLPLLLSGFLLILWLLWRIKDKMMLDQGGETQTGCGSPAAAAQEEMQAADGLTAAVHTPAPVEHSTPMVLASSTSDSGANGPQTHIDPSEGPMIPRAGGSQPPQASSEGMTEQYTQTQQSPFVVPQPPSRTTRPKLSSGPEVRRACLKFILGASEDNSSDDELPLTMKPPTGSSSSEATASTVRQTASATSTAFSPPQQVQSVTLTTTSPGMRPSMSHPHLVKKVREIRKMELQRDFTVASPAEFVTRFGGNRVINKVLIANNGIAAVKCMRSIRRWSYEMFRNERTIRFVVMVTPEDLKANAEYIKMADHYVPVPGGANNNNYANVELIVDIAKRIPVQGVWAGWGHASENPKLPELLDKNGISFLGPPSKAMWALGDKVASSIVAQSADIPTLPWSGSGLRVDWTEDDQRLGHVISVPPEVYVHGCVRDVDDGLAGADRIGYPVVIKASEGGGGKGIRKVDNAEDFASFFRQVQAEVPGSPIFVMQLAQHARHLEVQILADQYGNAISLFGRDCSIQRRHQKIIEEAPATIASATTFEHMEQYAVRLAKMVGYVSAGTVEYLFSEDGSFHFLELNPRLQVEHPCTEMIGDVNLPAAQLQIAMGIPLHRIKDIRVLYGETPWGDTTINFEAPDCVPSPRGHVIAARITSENPDEGFKPSSGTVQELNFRSSKNVWGYFSVGAAGGLHEFADSQFGHCFSWGENREEAISNMVVAMKELCIRGDFRTTVEYLIKLLETESFRNNDIDTGWLDNLIADKVQAERPDTTLGVVCGSLHVADASFRKSMSDFLHSLERGQVLPAASLLNTVDVDLIYEGVKYCLKVARQSPTTYVIIMNGSDIEIDVHRLSDGGLLLSYNGSSYTTYMKEEVDSYRITVGNKTCVFEKERDPTVLRSSSAGKLLQYLVEDGGHICAGNSYAEIEVMKMVMTLTVVESGCVHYVKRHGAVLEPGCVVARLDLDDPSNIQPVELNTASFPAQQPLPIVGEKLHQVFHMVLENLVKVMAGYCLTEPYFSNKVKQWVDTLMKTLRDPSLPLLELQELMTSVASRIPPSVEKAIRKVMAQYASNITSVLCQFPSQRIACILDSHAATLQKKADREVFFMNTQSIVQLVQRYRSGIRGYMKSVVLDLLKCYLQVEMQFQQAHYDKCVINLREQYKPDMTPVLESIFSHAQVSKKNVLVTILIDQLCGRDPTLADELMVILNELTQLNKMENSKVALRARQVLIASHLPSYELRHNQVESIFLSAIDMYGHQFCPENLKKLILSETSIFDVLPNFFYHSNRVVCMAALEVYVRRGYIAYELNSLQHHQLQDGTCAVDFQFMLPSSHPNRGSSPTLNRLTMPVNSVGQFEMRRQGSELFLDGAFSPPCQRMGAMVAFQCFEDFKRNFDEVISSFADPLLESPLFPEACSSLYEEDTCKNMKENPIHIINVSIKSADTEDDDTLVTAFAAFAQSKKVLLFEHGIRRITFLVAQRREFPKFFTFRARDGFQEDRIYRNLEPALAFQLELNRMRNFDLTAVPCANSKMHQYLGAARVQEGAEVTDYRYFIRAIMRHSDLITKEASFEYLQNEGERLLLEAMDELEVAFSNTKWRTDCNHIFLNFVPTVIMDPSKIEESVRSMVMRYGSRLWKLRVLQAELKINIRLTPTGTAIPIRLFLTNESGYYLDISLYKEVTDPSTGQIMFQSYGDKQGPLHGMLINHPYVTKDLLQSKRFQAQTLGTTYVYDFPEMFRQALFKLWGPGDSYPKDVLMCTELVLDPHDRLVQMNRLPGDNEVGMVAFRMRMKTPEYPEGRDIIVICNDITYMIGSFGPQEDQLFLRASEMARAEGIPRIYISANSGARIGLAEEIRHMFQVAWTDPQDPYKGFKYLYLTPQDYTRISSTNAVHCHHVEEGGESRYIITDIIGTEDGLGVENLRGSGTIAGESSQAYEEIITISMVTCRAIGIGAYLVRLGQRVIQVENSHIILTGAGALNKVLGREVYTSNNQLGGVQIMHNNGVTHTTVPDDFEGVFTILRWLSYMPKTKHSPVPVIPPKDPVEREIEFTPTKAPYDPRWLLAGRPHPTVKGAWQSGFCDHGSFMEVMGSWAQTVVVGRARLGGIPLGVIAVETRTVEVAIPADPANLDSEARLVQQAGQVWFPDSAFKTAQAIRDFNRERLPLMVFANWRGFSGGMKDMYDQVLKYGAYIVDGLREFRQPVLIYIPPHAELRGGSWVVIDPTINLLCMELYADRESRGGVLEAEGTVEIKYRRKDLLKTMRRIDSVYAGLAEQLGKQPGTPELTDKQRKDLEAKLRAREEFLLPIYHQVAVQFVDLHDTPGRMHEKGAITDILDWKNVRSFFYWRLRRLLLEGVVKCEVLQANPELSDGHIQSMLRRWFVETEGTVQAYLWDNNKAVVEWLEKHLAKEDGTRSAIRENIKYLKRDHALKHIRSIVQANPEVTMDCIIHMSQSITPSQRAKISHLLATMDGTAPS, from the exons ATGCTCCCACTTCTACTCTCGGGATTTCTGCTCATATTGTGGCTACTTTGGAGGATTAAGGACAAGATGATGCTGGACCAAGGTGGGGAAACTCAGACTGGTTGTGGAAGCCCTGCAGCTGCAGCACAAGAGGAGATGCAAGCGGCCGATGGGCTCACCGCAGCTGTACACACCCCTGCTCCTGTTGAACACTCCACACCAATGGTTCTTGCATCATCTACCTCTGACAGCGGGGCCAACGGTCCCCAAACCCACATTGACCCCTCTGAGGGACCCATGATACCCAGGGCAGGGGGTTCCCAGCCTCCTCAGGCCTCTTCAGAGGGGATGACAGAGCAGTACACACAGACCCAACAGTCTCCCTTCGTCGTTCCTCAGCCTCCCAGTAGAACGACCAGGCCCAAGCTCAGCTCAGGCCCTGAGGTTCGACGAGCCTGTCTCAAGTTCATCCTGGGGGCATCGGAGGACAATTCATCTGATGACGAGCTGCCTTTGACCATGAAACCCCCTACAGGTTCGAGTTCCTCTGAGGCCACCGCCTCCACCGTACGGCAAACTGCATCAGCAACCTCAACTGCCTTCTCCCCCCCACAGCAAGTTCAATCAGTAACGTTAACCACCACCTCCCCTGGCATGAG GCCTAGCATGTCTCACCCACACCTGGTGAAAAAGGTTCGCGAGATCCGGAAAATGGAGCTGCAGAGAGACTTCACAGTGGCCTCGCCAGCCGAGTTTGTCACCCGCTTCGGTGGCAACCGGGTCATAAATAAG GTGCTGATAGCTAATAATGGCATAGCAGCGGTCAAATGTATGCGTTCCATCCGCCGTTGGTCCTACGAGATGTTCCGTAACGAGAGGACCATCCGTTTTGTGGTGATGGTCACCCCTGAGGACCTGAAAGCCAACGCAG AGTATATCAAAATGGCGGACCACTATGTACCCGTTCCAGGCGGagccaacaacaacaactatGCCAATGTAGAGCTGATCGTAGACATCGCCAAGAGGATTCCTGTACAG GGGGTCTGGGCCGGGTGGGGTCACGCCTCTGAGAACCCCAAACTACCTGAGCTCTTGGACAAGAACGGAATCTCTTTCTTAG GGCCGCCCAGTAAGGCCATGTGGGCTCTGGGAGATAAGGTGGCCTCCTCCATCGTGGCCCAGAGCGCAGACATCCCCACCCTGCCCTGGAGTGGATCAG GTCTGAGAGTAGACTGGACAGAGGACGACCAGAGGCTGGGCCACGTGATTAGCGTGCCTCCGGAGGTCTACGTGCACGGCTGCGTGCGCGACGTTGACGATGGACTGGCG GGAGCAGACAGAATTGGCTACCCGGTGGTGATAAAAGCGTcagaaggaggagggggcaaGGGCATCCGGAAGGTGGACAACGCTGAGGACTTTGCCAGCTTCTTTAGACAG GTGCAGGCGGAGGTGCCCGGCTCGCCCATCTTCGTCATGCAGCTGGCCCAGCATGCCCGTCACCTGGAGGTCCAGATCCTCGCCGACCAGTACGGCAACGCCATCTCCCTGTTTGGCAGAGACTGCTCCATCCAGCGGAGACATCAGAAGATCATTGAGGAGGCCCCGGCCACCATAGCATCTGCCACCACCTTCGAGCACATGGAGCAG TATGCAGTGCGGCTGGCTAAGATGGTGGGCTACGTGAGTGCAGGCACTGTGGAGTACCTCTTCTCTGAGGACGGGAGCTTCCACTTCCTGGAGCTCAACCCCCGTCTGCAGGTGGAACACCCATGCACAGAGATGATCGGAGACGTCAACCTGCCCGCCGCCCAGCTCCAG ATAGCCATGGGGATCCCCCTCCACAGGATTAAGGATATCCGCGTGCTGTATGGAGAGACTCCTTGGGGGGACACCACCATCAACTTTGAGGCCCCCGACTGTGTCCCCAGCCCCCGAGGACACGTCATCGCGGCCCGCATCACCAGCGAGAACCCAGACGAG GGCTTCAAGCCCAGCTCGGGCACGGTGCAGGAGCTCAATTTCCGCAGCAGTAAAAACGTGTGGGGCTACTTCAGCGTGGGGGCTGCTGGGGGCCTGCATGAGTTTGCTGACTCCCAGTTCGGCCACTGTTTCTCCTGGGGGGAGAACCGAGAGGAGGCCATTTC GAACATGGTGGTGGCCATGAAGGAGCTGTGTATCCGGGGGGACTTCAGGACCACGGTGGAGTACCTCATCAAGCTGCTGGAGACTGAGAGCTTCAGGAACAACGACATCGACACCGGCTGGCTGGATAATCTCATCGCTGATAAAGTTCAG GCAGAGAGGCCAGACACCACGCTGGGCGTTGTCTGTGGGTCGTTACACGTGGCGGACGCCAGCTTCAGGAAGAGCATGTCTGACTTCCTGCACTCACTGGAAAG AGGCCAGGTGCTGCCCGCAGCCAGTCTGCTGAATACGGTTGATGTGGACCTGATCTACGAGGGGGTCAAATACTGCCTCAAG GTAGCTCGCCAGTCCCCCACTACGTACGTCATCATCATGAACGGCTCGGACATCGAGATCGACGTCCACCGGCTGAGCGACGGCGGGCTCCTGCTCTCCTACAACGGCAGCAGCTACACCACCTACATGAAGGAGGAAGTGGACAG CTACCGCATCACTGTTGGCAACAAGACGTGTGTGTTTGAGAAGGAGAGGGACCCCACGGTGCTGAGGTCGTCCTCTGCCGGTAAACTCCTGCAGTACCTGGTGGAGGATGGAGGCCATATCTGCGCCGGGAACTCGTATGCGGAGATCGAG GTGATGAAGATGGTGATGACGCTGACGGTGGTGGAGTCGGGCTGTGTCCACTATGTGAAGAGGCACGGGGCGGTGCTGGAGCCTGGCTGTGTGGTGGCAAGATTGGACCTGGATGATCCCAGCAACATCCAACCA GTGGAGCTGAACACGGCCTCCTTCCCGGCCCAGCAGCCGCTGCCCATCGTGGGGGAGAAGCTCCACCAGGTCTTCCACATGGTCCTGGAGAACCTGGTCAAGGTCATGGCCGGCTACTGCCTCACCGAGCCCTACTTCAGCAACAAG GTAAAGCAGTGGGTGGACACCCTGATGAAGACCCTGCGGGACCCCTCGCTGCCCCTGCTGGAGCTCCAGGAGTTAATGACCAGCGTGGCCAGCCGCATCCCGCCCAGTGTCGAGAAGGCCATCCGCAAGGTCATGGCTCAGTACGCCAGCAACATCACCTCGGTGCTCTGCCAGTTCCCCAGCCAGAGG ATTGCCTGTATCTTGGACAGCCACGCAGCCACCCTTCAGAAGAAGGCCGACCGGGAAGTGTTCTTCATGAACACTCAGAGTATCGTCCAGCTGGTGCAGAG GTACCGCAGTGGAATCCGAGGATACATGAAGTCTGTGGTGCTGGATCTGCTCAAGTGTTACCTTCAGGTGGAGATGCAGTTCCAGCAAG CTCACTACGACAAGTGTGTGATCAACCTGAGGGAGCAGTACAAGCCTGACATGACCCCTGTGCTGGAGAGCATCTTCTCTCACGCTCAGGTCTCCAAGAAGAACGTCCTGGTCACCATACTCATC GATCAGCTGTGTGGGCGGGACCCCACCCTAGCAGACGAGCTGATGGTCATCCTGAACGAGCTCACACAGCTCAACAAGATGGAGAACTCAAAGGTGGCACTGCGTGCCAGACAG GTTTTGATCGCTTCCCATCTGCCCTCTTATGAACTGAGGCACAACCAGGTGGAGTCCATCTTTCTGTCTGCCATCGACATGTATGGACACCAGTTCTGCCCAGAGAACCTGAAG AAACTCATCCTGTCTGAGACCTCCATCTTTGACGTCTTGCCCAATTTCTTCTACCACTCTAACCGGGTGGTGTGCATGGCTGCCTTGGAG GTGTACGTGCGAAGGGGCTACATTGCTTACGAGCTGAACAGCCTCCAGCATCACCAGTTGCAGGACGGGACGTGTGCCGTAGACTTCCAGTTCATGTTGCCGTCGTCCCACCCCAACAG AGGGAGCAGCCCTACTCTGAACAG GTTGACGATGCCGGTGAACAGTGTGGGACAGTTTGAgatgaggcggcagggtagcgaACTCTTCCTAGATGGGGCGTTCTCTCCCCCATGTCAGCGCATGGGAGCCATGGTGGCCTTCCAGTGTTTCGAAGACTTCAAAAG GAACTTTGACGAGGTTATCTCCAGTTTTGCTGACCCGCTCCTGGAGAGCCCGCTTTTCCCCGAGGCCTGCTCCAGCCTCTACGAGGAGGATACCTGCAAG AACATGAAGGAGAACCCCATCCACATCATCAATGTGTCCATCAAGTCGGCGGACACAGAGGATGACGATACCTTGGTCACGGCCTTCGCTGCCTTTGCCCAGTCTAAG AAGGTTTTACTCTTTGAGCACGGCATCCGAAGGATCACGTTTTTAGTCGCACAGAGG AGGGAATTTCCCAAGTTCTTCACTTTCAGAGCCAGAGACGGG tTTCAGGAGGACCGTATCTACAGGAACCTGGAGCCTGCTCTGGCCTTCCAGCTGGAGCTGAACCGCATGCGTAACTTTGACCTGACGGCCGTGCCCTGTGCCAACAGCAAGATGCACCAGTACCTGGGTGCCGCTCGCGTGCAGGAGGGCGCTGAGGTCACAGACTACCGCTACTTCATCCGAGCCATCATGCGCCACTCTGACCTCATCACAAAG gAAGCGTCATTTGAGTACCTACAGAACGAGGGCGAGCGTCTTCTCCTGGAGGCCATGGATGAGCTGGAGGTGGCCTTCAGCAACACCAAATGGCGCACCGACTGCAACCACATCTTCCTCAACTTTGTCCCGACCGTCATAATGGACCCCTCCAAG ATTGAGGAGTCGGTGCGCTCCATGGTGATGCGTTACGGCAGTAGGCTGTGGAAGCTCCGGGTGCTCCAGGCCGAGCTCAAGATCAACATCCGGCTGACGCCCACTGGGACCGCCATCCCCATCCGTCTGTTCCTCACCAACGAGTCCGGCTACTACTTGGACATCAGCTTGTATAAGGAGGTCACAGACCCCTCAACGGGACAG ATCATGTTCCAGTCGTACGGGGACAAGCAAGGCCCTCTGCACGGCATGCTCATCAACCATCCCTATGTCACCAAGGACCTGCTGCAGTCCAAACGCTTCCAGGCCCAGACTTTGGGCACCACCTACGTCTACGACTTCCCAGAGATGTTCCGACAG GCCCTCTTTAAGCTTTGGGGTCCGGGGGACAGCTACCCTAAAGACGTGCTGATGTGCACCGAGCTGGTGCTGGACCCGCATGACCGACTGGTGCAGATGAACCGCCTGCCTGGAGACAACGAG gtGGGAATGGTAGCCTTCCGGATGCGGATGAAGACTCCAGAGTATCCCGAGGGCCGCGACATCATCGTCATCTGCAACGACATCACCTACATGATTGGCTCGTTCGGGCCCCAGGAGGACCAGCTGTTCCTGCGGGCGTCGGAGATGGCCCGGGCCGAGGGCATTCCACGCATCTACATCTCAGCCAACAGCGGGGCGCGCATCGGCCTGGCCGAGGAGATACGACACATGTTCCAGGTTGCCTGGACCGACCCCCAGGACCCTTACAAG GGTTTCAAGTACCTGTACCTGACGCCCCAGGACTACACCCGCATCAGCTCCACCAACGCTGTCCACTGCCACCACGTGGAGGAGGGCGGAGAGTCCAG GTACATCATCACTGACATCATAGGGACCGAAGATGGTCTTGGGGTGGAGAACCTGAGAGGATCAGGCACCATCGCCGGGGAGTCTTCCCAGGCCTATGAAGAGATCATCACCATCAGCATG GTGACATGCCGTGCCATTGGGATCGGGGCTTATCTAGTGCGTCTGGGACAGAGGGTTATCCAGGTGGAGAACTCCCACATCATCCTGACCGGGGCTGGGGCCCTCAACAAG GTTCTGGGTCGAGAAGTGTACACCTCCAACAACCAGCTGGGAGGCGTCCAGATCATGCACAACAACGGAGTGACGCACACTACTGTGCCCGATGACTTTGAGGGCGTTTTCACTATCCTGCGCTGGCTCTCCTATATGCCGAAG ACCAAGCACTCTCCGGTGCCGGTGATCCCACCCAAGGACCCAGTGGAGAGGGAGATCGAGTTCACCCCCACCAAGGCTCCCTATGACCCCCGCTGGCTACTGGCCGGGAGGCCCCACCCCA CTGTAAAAGGAGCCTGGCAGAGTGGATTTTGTGACCATGGCTCGTTCATGGAAGTGATGGGGTCTTGGGCCCAGACAGTAGTGGTGGGCAGAGCCAG GTTAGGAGGGATTCCCCTTGGCGTCATCGCTGTGGAAACACGCACCGTTGAGGTGGCTATCCCGGCCGATCCAGCAAACTTGGATTCTGAGGCCAGA ctGGTGCAGCAGGCCGGCCAAGTGTGGTTTCCGGACTCTGCCTTCAAGACGGCCCAGGCCATCCGTGACTTCAACCGTGAGCGGCTTCCTCTGATGGTGTTCGCCAACTGGAGAGGCTTCTCCGGGGGAATGAAGG ACATGTACGACCAGGTGCTGAAGTATGGGGCCTATATCGTGGACGGCCTGCGTGAGTTCCGCCAGCCTGTGTTGATCTACATCCCGCCGCACGCTGAGCTGAGAGGGGGATCCTGGGTGGTGATCGATCCCACCATCAACCTTCTGTGCATGGAGCTCTACGCAGACCGAGAGAGCAG GGGTGGTGTTCTAGAGGCAGAGGGCACTGTGGAGATCAAGTATCGCAGGAAGGACCTGTTGAAAACCATGCGCCGGATCGACTCGGTCTACGCCGGTCTGGCTGAACAGCTTGGTAAACAGCCTG